attttaataatttttctaatttactcctatatttcatttttctttgttctctttctatctttatttaaaaagtaggaatgtaaagcttagtagccggcccatttcaggttcagcaccctggatagtgcttgcttattggtggctacattttctgaaacaaaaatgggcttgctcctaagctttacattcctgctttttttaattaaagacAGCAAGAGAGAAAAGAcacattgatattaggagtaaattagaaagttgcttaaaattgctgctctgtctgaatcattaaagaaagaatttgggttttgtatccaattaaacactaaataaatgttagatagaatgaagcattcaaagaaaaagatcagtctgagaataaccggtagatgtattttataaagtttcattatctgtttaaatagtgacaaaataagtgtaaagttttaggggccaatttatcaatgtgcgagcggacatgatacaaagtaacgtatcatatctgcagcacatcgataaatgctgacagcatacgctctctgcatttatcattgcaccagcagttcttgtgatctgctggtgcaataccgcctcttaagattcacggccaatcatccgctagcagagggtgtcaatcaacccaatcgtatttagaccgctacttcataactactgtttccggcgagtcgaaacaaggggcatcaagctccgtacagagtttgataaataggccccttagtgtctataaaacaatgggagctgccatgttgtaacttaggttaccttctctgctgtggccaattagagacagttatagataggtcactagagtgtacagccaatggctgtgtggaatataacagtgttctgcacttctacaatttcagaatggaattacaggaaaaggggacaaaataaataatgaatgtatattgcagagtttgttttatatacaatgtatcattttatattagcatattatagtaaattagttatttttctatatatgatttatgattttatattactatatgaaagtgtttgatgtccctttaatgactatttTTATATACAGCTTCCTTGTAGGGGAAGATGGAAATGTGTACGAAGGACGTGGATGGAATCGAGTTGGAGTTAGTGCTCCAAGCTACGGTAGCAGGTCTATTGGAATCAGCGTCATAGGAGACTTTACTAGTAAGTTTAAACTCAGAAGCCAAAAGGAATCTAGCATCATTGAAATCATCCGATCCGGGTTGATTAACAGCGGCAttgccagaaatgcttgtgcaatgataaatgcggatagCATATGCATTTAGCGATGATGAGCTGagatgatttgctaagtaaatcatgtccgcttgacacttaataaatctacccctttttcTTCACTTCTGTATCTCCCACGTTGTTTGTCTTCTGGCTTTTTGATGTTTCACTCTCTtcatctgatgatgtcatcataacAAACCGTTATCACTCTCTtcatctgatgatgtcatcataacAAACCGTTAtcaccctctctctcttccctaggCAGGAACCCCAATTCAGCTGCTCAGAATGCTGTAAGGAGTCTGATCGCTTGTGGGATCTCAAAAGGCTTTATCCAAAAAAACTATAGGCTGAGGGCACACCGAGATGTGACCAGTACATCATGCCCTGGAAACGCATTCTACAATCTCATCAAGAAATGGCCTAATTATAAAAAATAAGCTGCAACATTATATGTACTTGACGCAAACCCTTGTATCTCTTGCTCTGCTGAAACATGTACCTGCAACTATCACATCACTCTGTCCTATTAAATATTGCTACACAGAAAAGTCAGCATTAAAAGCAACTTCATAAAAATATGTCCAGCTTACTATATAaaaatactatggggccgatttattaagcaggggATGCTGCTTTTTGTGCACGAGCTTCCTGGCTTACCGGAAACAGAATTTAATAAGCAGCGATCG
The nucleotide sequence above comes from Bombina bombina isolate aBomBom1 chromosome 7, aBomBom1.pri, whole genome shotgun sequence. Encoded proteins:
- the LOC128667179 gene encoding peptidoglycan recognition protein 1 — protein: MIRHIALLLTLCVVTQCCPRIISKSQWKAKSPRCIANVMKTPVPYVVIHHTTGGGCTNQASCSEKVRNIQNYHINSQKWCDVGYSFLVGEDGNVYEGRGWNRVGVSAPSYGSRSIGISVIGDFTSRNPNSAAQNAVRSLIACGISKGFIQKNYRLRAHRDVTSTSCPGNAFYNLIKKWPNYKK